The Acidobacteriota bacterium genome includes the window TCCAGGGCGTCGGCGCGGTCGGGTCCCGGCTCGCCGTCAAATGCATCGAGGCAAGCGCCCACGTCATCGCCGCGGACACGGACGCGGCTCGAATCGCGGCGCTTTCAGCCGCCGTTCCGGTGAAGCCCTGCCCACCCGACGAGATCCTGCGCATCCAGGCGGACGTCCTCGCGCCGTGCGCGGTGGGGGGCGTGATCCGAGGCCACGACGTCGAGGCGCTTCGCTGCGCGATTCTGTGCGGCGGCGCCAACAATATCCTCGACCGCGACGAGACGGGGGACGCCCTGGCGGCACGCAGCATCCTCTACATTCCGGACTTTCTCGCCAATTCCGGGGCGGCCGTCGAAGGTGCGTGGACCCAGCTCTCCGGCCCGGGGGATTATCAGCCGCAGGTCGCAGCGATCGGACGGCGGGTTCGTGAAGTTCTGGAAGAGGCGAAGCGGACGAGCGTGTCGCCACTGGCCGCAGCCCTGCGGAAGACCGCGGCACAGGCGGCTCGGTGACTGCGCCGTCCACAGCCTACGAAACGCGCTCACCCTTCGGGGATTGGCCTGGCAGAAGAAAAGTCTCGATCAACTCGCCGTCGCCGCAGACCGTCATGCCGGAGGACCGCTTGTACCACCGACCCTCGGGTACCTCAGGTCCGGTGTCGAGCCATTTCGCGAGCAAGCCAAGTTGCGTCGCCGGAATCATCCGGCTCTGGATGCGATCGAGGAGATGGTGAAACAGCGCGGGAGGAAGGTTTTGACGGCGGACCTTCGGCACGGCTCTCTCAAATGCCGTAGAAGCCGCGCGTGAGGCGCTCCTTGATGCGTGCCGCCTGGATTGAGTCGGACGCGGACGCGAGCTGTTTGGCGAGGAGCGCCAACTCATCGGGGCTGAGGCGATTGCCCTTCCCTTCGAGCGCCGTCAGTTCGGCCGGGCGCCTTTCCGGTTAATACGGGAGCGAAGGCACGATCGCAGCAGCAGAAGCACCGTTCGCGGTCCCGCCCCAAACACCCGATTCTCCCCCCTCCGTCGGATAGCCCCGCGCGACCGCGTGAGGTCTACTGAAGAGACTCGCTGTGTCCAGTGAACTGGCCACTGGCCACTGGCCACTGACCACCACCAATGACCCAGGCCTTCCACGCCCTCGTCGGCCATATTCCTGCGTGGCCGTCCGCCGCGCGGCTCGTCACCGCCGCCCTTTCGCGCGCCTTTCGGTGGCGGAGCGGCCCGGGCCGCATGTCGGTGGCCGACGTGAGCCTGCAGTGGCTGCGGGAGCACGAGGTCGCGTCCTACAAGCACAACGACGACTGCTGAACGAGCGCGGGGCCGCCGCCCTGTAGACGCCTGTTAGTTCCGTAAACGAACAGTTCAAAATTGGAACCAATCGGGGCGCCGGCGCGTATCTCCCTCTGACGCCACGGGAGGGCGTGCGAGCGATGGCGCTGAGAGGGACGACCGCCGCCGGCTTAGGTGTCCTGCTGTCCACGGCTTCCGCGTTCGCGGGTCCCCCCGGCCGGG containing:
- a CDS encoding Glu/Leu/Phe/Val dehydrogenase, which encodes MRATEICVPGFEEVYRLDDPLGFVALHRCRRAAAFGGTRIRAYASPDEALHDALRLAEAMTRKYAINGLPFGGGKAVLVQQAIGDRADALNALGDFVESLGGRFITGSDLGVTEADVQLMAGRTSYIECRDGAEATSDSVFYAIQAALEFCRGSDSLQDRTIAIQGVGAVGSRLAVKCIEASAHVIAADTDAARIAALSAAVPVKPCPPDEILRIQADVLAPCAVGGVIRGHDVEALRCAILCGGANNILDRDETGDALAARSILYIPDFLANSGAAVEGAWTQLSGPGDYQPQVAAIGRRVREVLEEAKRTSVSPLAAALRKTAAQAAR